The Streptomyces sp. CC0208 genome window below encodes:
- a CDS encoding N-acetylglutaminylglutamine amidotransferase, with the protein MCGLSGEIRFDGSRPDLAAVGRMTDRLAARGPDGQGIWTQGAVALGHRRLKIIDLSDLGAQPMTDADGEITGVFNGCVYNYQELREELRRLGHRFRSTSDTEVVLHAYRQWGTACVEHFHGMFAFALVEHRTGRLVLGRDRLGIKPLYLAPTPDRLRFASSLPALLAAGDVDTSVDPVAVHQYLSWHATVAPPRTVLTGVRKLPPATVRVVEPDGSHRDHRYWQPSYTRRPEYADMGPDEWRDAVLEALRTAVRRRMVSDVPVGVLLSGGLDSSLIVALLAEEGQRGLKTFSVGFEAEGGEQGDEFRYSDLVAREFGTDHRRMMVPSDRVSTALDDAVAAMSEPMISHDVVAFHLLSEQVSKEVKVVQSGQGADEVFAGYHWYPELAAVGREEEPQRYAETYFDRPHADLEGILQPHMLPEDDVSGRFVRDHMARPGAQTALDAALRLDTHVMLVDDPVKRVDNMTMAWGLEARVPFLDHELVELAAACPPELKLADDGKGILKEVGRKLLPREIVDRPKGYFPVPAIRHMAGPVLDRVREALAAPEAKKRGIFQESYVAELLAAPDEHRTKRGANALWQVALLEIWLQTHGIT; encoded by the coding sequence ATGTGCGGTCTGAGTGGTGAGATCCGCTTCGACGGCAGCCGACCCGACCTGGCGGCCGTCGGGCGCATGACCGACCGGCTCGCCGCCCGCGGACCCGACGGCCAGGGCATCTGGACACAGGGCGCGGTGGCGCTGGGACACCGACGGCTGAAGATCATCGACCTGTCCGACCTCGGCGCCCAGCCGATGACCGACGCCGACGGCGAGATCACCGGCGTCTTCAACGGCTGCGTCTACAACTACCAGGAGCTGCGCGAGGAACTCCGGCGCCTCGGGCACCGCTTCAGGTCGACGTCCGACACGGAGGTCGTGCTCCACGCCTACCGGCAGTGGGGAACCGCGTGCGTGGAGCACTTCCACGGCATGTTCGCCTTCGCGCTCGTCGAGCACCGCACCGGCCGTCTCGTGCTGGGCCGCGACCGGCTGGGGATCAAGCCGCTGTATCTGGCGCCGACGCCGGACCGGCTGCGGTTCGCCTCCTCCCTGCCCGCCCTCCTGGCCGCCGGGGACGTGGACACCTCCGTCGATCCGGTAGCCGTCCACCAGTACCTGAGCTGGCACGCCACGGTCGCCCCGCCGCGCACCGTCCTGACCGGGGTGCGCAAACTGCCGCCGGCCACCGTACGGGTCGTCGAACCGGACGGCAGCCACCGCGACCACCGCTACTGGCAGCCGTCCTACACGCGGCGGCCCGAGTACGCGGACATGGGGCCCGACGAGTGGCGGGACGCCGTGCTGGAGGCGCTGCGCACGGCCGTACGCCGCCGGATGGTCTCCGACGTGCCGGTCGGCGTCCTGCTCTCCGGCGGCCTGGACTCCAGCCTGATCGTCGCGCTGCTCGCCGAGGAGGGCCAGCGCGGCCTGAAGACGTTCAGCGTGGGGTTCGAGGCCGAGGGCGGCGAGCAGGGCGACGAGTTCCGCTACTCGGACCTGGTCGCCCGGGAGTTCGGCACCGACCACCGCCGGATGATGGTGCCCTCGGACCGGGTCTCGACCGCCCTGGACGACGCCGTCGCCGCGATGAGCGAGCCGATGATCAGCCACGACGTGGTCGCCTTCCACCTGCTGTCCGAGCAGGTGTCCAAGGAAGTGAAGGTCGTGCAGAGCGGGCAGGGCGCCGACGAGGTGTTCGCCGGCTATCACTGGTACCCGGAGCTGGCCGCGGTCGGGCGCGAGGAGGAGCCGCAGAGGTACGCCGAGACGTACTTCGACCGCCCCCACGCCGACCTCGAGGGGATCCTCCAGCCGCACATGCTGCCCGAGGACGACGTGTCGGGCCGTTTCGTCAGGGATCACATGGCACGTCCCGGCGCGCAGACCGCCCTGGACGCGGCGCTGCGGCTGGACACGCACGTCATGCTCGTCGACGACCCGGTGAAGCGGGTCGACAACATGACCATGGCCTGGGGACTGGAAGCTCGCGTGCCGTTCCTCGACCACGAACTGGTGGAGCTGGCCGCGGCCTGCCCACCGGAGCTCAAACTCGCCGACGACGGCAAGGGCATACTGAAGGAAGTCGGCCGCAAGCTCCTGCCGCGGGAGATCGTCGACCGGCCCAAGGGCTACTTCCCGGTCCCCGCCATCCGGCACATGGCCGGGCCCGTCCTGGACCGGGTGCGCGAGGCGCTCGCCGCGCCCGAGGCGAAGAAGCGGGGGATCTTCCAGGAGTCGTATGTGGCCGAACTCCTGGCGGCACCCGACGAGCACCGGACCAAACGCGGCGCCAACGCCCTGTGGCAGGTGGCACTTCTGGAGATATGGCTGCAGACGCACGGAATCACGTGA
- a CDS encoding alpha/beta fold hydrolase produces MAADARNHVTGEPSTRPPHAAAPAAARAPAQAAAPAPMALPEAEGPRDAVTRLRAHGCWYPSADPDGTRVAFICDRGGVPQLWAGPVDGEGIRLLDASPDPVKEVSWSPDGRWIAYTTAPGGGEHSRVLCVRPDGTGRRLLAGADPESSAYLGCWAHDGSAVAVTLAAPATARSDGLWRSADGAPAHWTARDGPATLLGATAYAEGPGGTPVTRPGGGLSAYLVDPDGLASPVLLGNEPDAPTLRVCDLSRDGRLALLRRGPRGRREAVVRRLSDAVTTFTLRVADGDPWIGRFSPDGRTLWLRSDADREYAALFAVALDADGTPRARTVVAEREDSDLELLAMAHDGRTAVLAWNMRGAGDLEIVETSPWHGAPDTAGPARPVPLPHEVVTRITAAGTGRLLLALSGSQRRPGVWWAHEGVSLLRTPWSSRDEDAVPPGRPPVRPVLSRLAARDGLPLSGWYYRAPGRAPNEPAPCVIHLHGGPEDQERPVFDPLYHELLGRGLDVFAPDVRGSGGHGRSFVDADLGTGRFAALDDVADCAAHAVTAGPADPTRLAVMGRSYGGYLTFASLVRHPDLFRTGVAVCGMSDLLTFFAGTEPWIAESAAHKYGHPERDRELLHALSPMSRIDALRVPLLAVHGEHDTNVPLGESEQFVRAARERGVPAELLVLRDEGHDFLRADNRRLFRRAAADWMERHLHP; encoded by the coding sequence ATGGCTGCAGACGCACGGAATCACGTGACCGGCGAGCCCTCCACCCGGCCTCCGCACGCGGCGGCGCCCGCAGCGGCGCGGGCCCCCGCCCAGGCCGCGGCACCCGCCCCGATGGCGCTGCCCGAGGCAGAAGGCCCCCGGGACGCCGTGACCCGGCTGCGCGCGCACGGCTGCTGGTATCCCTCCGCCGATCCCGACGGCACCCGGGTGGCCTTCATCTGTGACCGGGGCGGCGTCCCCCAGCTGTGGGCCGGACCCGTGGACGGGGAGGGGATCCGGCTGCTCGACGCCTCCCCGGATCCCGTGAAGGAGGTGTCCTGGTCACCCGACGGCCGCTGGATCGCGTACACCACCGCACCGGGCGGCGGAGAGCACTCACGGGTGCTGTGCGTGCGCCCCGACGGCACCGGTCGCCGCCTGCTGGCCGGTGCCGACCCGGAGAGCTCCGCCTACCTCGGCTGCTGGGCCCACGACGGCTCGGCCGTCGCCGTCACGCTCGCCGCACCGGCCACCGCCCGGAGTGACGGTCTGTGGCGGTCGGCGGACGGGGCCCCGGCCCACTGGACGGCCCGGGACGGCCCGGCGACCCTCCTCGGCGCCACCGCGTACGCCGAGGGGCCGGGCGGGACACCCGTCACCCGGCCCGGCGGCGGCCTGTCCGCCTACCTGGTCGACCCCGACGGTCTGGCCTCTCCCGTGCTGCTCGGGAACGAACCGGACGCCCCCACGCTGCGGGTGTGCGACCTCAGCCGCGACGGCCGGCTCGCGCTGCTGCGCCGGGGGCCGCGCGGACGGCGGGAGGCGGTCGTCCGGCGCCTCTCCGACGCGGTGACGACCTTCACCCTGCGGGTCGCCGACGGGGACCCGTGGATCGGCCGTTTCTCCCCCGACGGGCGGACGCTGTGGCTGCGCAGCGACGCCGACCGGGAGTACGCGGCGCTGTTCGCCGTCGCTCTCGACGCCGACGGCACGCCGCGCGCCAGGACCGTCGTGGCGGAACGCGAGGACAGCGACCTCGAACTGCTGGCGATGGCGCACGACGGCCGGACGGCCGTGCTCGCCTGGAACATGCGGGGCGCCGGCGACCTCGAGATCGTCGAGACCTCCCCGTGGCACGGAGCCCCGGACACCGCCGGACCCGCGCGGCCGGTACCGCTGCCCCACGAGGTCGTCACGCGGATCACGGCGGCCGGGACGGGGCGACTGCTGCTGGCGCTGTCCGGTTCCCAACGCCGCCCCGGCGTGTGGTGGGCCCACGAAGGCGTGTCCCTGCTGCGCACGCCGTGGTCCTCCCGGGACGAGGACGCCGTCCCGCCGGGCCGCCCGCCGGTACGGCCCGTCCTCTCACGCCTCGCCGCCCGGGACGGCCTGCCCCTCAGCGGCTGGTACTACCGCGCCCCGGGACGTGCCCCGAACGAGCCCGCGCCCTGTGTGATCCACCTGCACGGCGGCCCCGAGGACCAGGAACGCCCGGTGTTCGACCCGCTGTACCACGAGCTGCTCGGGCGCGGACTGGACGTCTTCGCCCCCGACGTCCGCGGCTCCGGCGGACACGGCCGGTCCTTCGTCGACGCCGACCTGGGCACCGGCCGCTTCGCCGCCCTCGACGACGTCGCGGACTGCGCGGCGCACGCGGTCACGGCGGGCCCCGCGGACCCGACCCGGCTGGCGGTGATGGGGCGTTCGTACGGCGGCTACCTGACCTTCGCCTCCCTCGTGCGGCACCCGGACCTGTTCCGTACCGGCGTCGCCGTCTGCGGCATGTCCGACCTGCTGACCTTCTTCGCCGGTACCGAGCCCTGGATCGCGGAATCGGCGGCGCACAAGTACGGCCACCCGGAGCGCGACCGCGAGCTGCTGCACGCCCTGTCGCCGATGAGCCGGATCGACGCGCTGCGGGTCCCGCTGCTCGCCGTCCACGGCGAGCACGACACCAACGTGCCGCTGGGGGAGTCGGAACAGTTCGTACGGGCCGCGCGGGAGCGCGGTGTCCCCGCCGAACTCCTCGTCCTGCGTGACGAGGGGCACGACTTCCTGCGCGCGGACAACAGGCGCCTGTTCCGCCGGGCCGCCGCGGACTGGATGGAACGGCACCTGCATCCCTGA
- a CDS encoding RecQ family ATP-dependent DNA helicase, with protein sequence MPGRKRPGVVERLARTADDVFGWSELRPGQLTAMEAVMRGRDTLAVMPTGAGKSAVYQVPGLLLPGPTVVVSPLIALQRDQIAGLLSHADAPDAVAVNSAQAAGETQAAWDAVRHGDAEFLFLSPEQLAKDEVVERLARAAPSLFVVDEAQCVAAWGHDFRPDYLRLAQAARRVGRPTILALTATAAPPVREEIVERLGLEDPALVVAGFDRPNIALEVRRFLDDTDKRRVVVERAAAEPKPGIVYTATRRDAEAYAADLAELGLSAAAYHAGLTAGERSRAHDAFLAGELDVVVATSAFGMGIDKEDVRFVLHASVPGSLDAYYQEIGRAGRDGGPAVAVLHYRAEDSGLQRMFATRAPDEDTLGTVAEHIHERDAPVEPDALAKDTGLTRRRVTAAVNLLAQAGAVDTEDDGRVRAVAGTTAGEAAARAAEEAESRRRLEQSRLAMMLGYAETTGCRRRFLLGYFGEPYDDPCGACDMCAARESSKSSKSGDIPFPAGTRVLHTEWGEGTVMSEEGDRITVLFESMGYRTLSLAAITGKGLLSAAPPPAVS encoded by the coding sequence ATGCCCGGCAGGAAGAGGCCCGGCGTTGTGGAGCGGTTGGCGCGCACCGCCGACGACGTGTTCGGCTGGAGCGAGCTGCGGCCGGGGCAGCTGACCGCGATGGAAGCGGTCATGCGGGGCCGGGACACGCTGGCCGTGATGCCCACCGGCGCCGGCAAGTCGGCGGTGTACCAGGTGCCCGGGCTGCTGCTTCCCGGGCCCACAGTCGTGGTCTCCCCGCTCATCGCCCTCCAGCGGGACCAGATCGCCGGCCTGCTCAGCCACGCCGACGCCCCGGACGCCGTCGCGGTCAACTCCGCCCAGGCGGCCGGAGAGACACAGGCCGCCTGGGACGCGGTCCGGCACGGTGACGCCGAGTTCCTGTTCCTCTCCCCCGAGCAGCTCGCCAAGGACGAGGTGGTCGAGCGGCTGGCCCGTGCCGCGCCCTCGCTGTTCGTCGTCGACGAGGCCCAGTGCGTGGCCGCCTGGGGCCACGACTTCCGCCCCGACTACCTCCGCCTGGCCCAGGCGGCTCGGCGGGTGGGCCGGCCCACGATCCTCGCCCTGACCGCCACGGCCGCCCCACCGGTGCGCGAGGAGATCGTGGAGCGGCTCGGCCTGGAGGATCCGGCGCTGGTCGTAGCCGGCTTCGACCGGCCGAACATCGCGTTGGAGGTGCGCCGCTTCCTGGACGACACGGACAAGCGCCGGGTGGTCGTGGAGCGTGCCGCGGCGGAGCCCAAGCCGGGCATCGTGTACACCGCCACCCGCCGGGACGCCGAGGCGTACGCCGCCGACCTCGCCGAGCTGGGTCTGTCGGCCGCCGCCTACCACGCCGGGCTGACAGCCGGTGAGCGCTCCCGGGCGCACGACGCGTTCCTGGCCGGGGAGCTCGACGTCGTGGTCGCCACCTCCGCCTTCGGCATGGGCATCGACAAGGAGGACGTACGGTTCGTGCTGCACGCGTCCGTACCCGGCTCGCTGGACGCCTACTACCAGGAGATCGGCCGGGCGGGCCGCGACGGGGGGCCCGCGGTCGCCGTCCTGCACTACCGAGCGGAGGACAGCGGGTTGCAGCGCATGTTCGCCACGCGCGCGCCGGACGAGGACACCCTCGGCACGGTCGCGGAGCACATCCACGAGCGCGACGCGCCCGTCGAGCCGGACGCCCTCGCGAAGGACACGGGGCTCACGCGCCGACGCGTGACGGCGGCTGTCAACCTCCTGGCCCAGGCCGGGGCGGTGGACACCGAGGACGACGGCCGGGTGCGTGCCGTGGCCGGCACGACGGCCGGGGAGGCGGCCGCACGCGCGGCCGAGGAGGCCGAGTCACGCAGACGGCTGGAGCAGTCGAGGCTGGCCATGATGCTGGGGTACGCCGAGACCACGGGCTGCCGACGCCGCTTCCTGCTCGGCTACTTCGGGGAGCCGTACGACGACCCGTGCGGGGCCTGCGACATGTGCGCGGCCCGCGAGTCCTCCAAGTCCTCCAAGTCCGGGGACATTCCCTTTCCGGCGGGTACGCGCGTGCTGCACACGGAGTGGGGAGAGGGCACGGTGATGAGCGAGGAGGGTGACCGCATCACCGTGCTGTTCGAGTCCATGGGATACCGGACGCTGTCCCTGGCCGCGATCACCGGCAAGGGCCTCCTCAGCGCCGCGCCACCACCCGCAGTGTCCTGA
- a CDS encoding SpoIIE family protein phosphatase produces the protein MDNRSAVDGDDRDGESSPVGRLAATVERLRREVRAAQAEADGRALIELAKGILVERLRCGPAQASRQLAELAAQAGVTSLEFAVEVINQASRDKLSEVTNAFLEATASADPPDGHSSAVRLRAAESGALAADDTQAVADSLLEHALTPLGAEAVAIWALGADGSLALAGSAGFSTAEAGRWRHVPPGVTTVARRGLTERAGEWIRSLSETGLPSIGQHHHPDGGRVAVPAETGGRIHGVLEIVWSTPLEPPPAAIVRQIEALAELCAHTLETNAPQHPDDIQSPRVLPDVAELMDLADGLHDPALVLVPHRGSDGHLVDFRIHHVNSRFLDPAGRPRGAVNGAMLLEAYPMAAGHSELFERVERVYATGEPFRAHRMRLTALVDDVPLAAVADVNVSRHGDSVLLIWRIEDETARLASLLQHAQRLGRIGGFEENLLTGEITWNGQLYNLYGRPLSDAPVPLEELPAHAHPDDGVAIGRFLRTVLHQRRPASTAFRLQRPDGVTRHIRVVAEPVLDSAGQLYMLRGAYQDISAHHWTEVALAATRDQLAHSEQQASERNRLTLQLQHAIMPPTRAPLEVPGLDVAVRYRPAETQHLVGGDWYDAVVLPSRLVLLCVGDVAGHGIEAATSMVVLRNALRGLAVTGAGPGQLLSWLNMVAHHLTGAVTATAVCGLYDPENHTLRWARAGHLPPVLVRDSEAAPLPLVTGLLLGAVPEATYEEHEVQLAVDDTLLMYTDGLIERRDRSVEESLAQFLTVARAVPPTLDQQLDRLLTHSRSDTDDDTCIVGIRVA, from the coding sequence GTGGACAACCGGTCCGCCGTCGACGGCGACGACCGTGACGGGGAGTCCTCTCCCGTCGGCCGGCTGGCGGCGACCGTCGAGCGGCTGCGCCGGGAGGTGCGGGCGGCGCAGGCCGAGGCGGACGGGCGGGCCCTGATCGAACTGGCCAAGGGCATCCTGGTCGAGCGGCTGCGCTGTGGTCCGGCGCAGGCCTCCCGGCAGCTCGCCGAGCTCGCGGCGCAGGCGGGCGTGACTTCGCTGGAGTTCGCCGTCGAGGTCATCAACCAGGCCTCGCGCGACAAGCTGTCGGAGGTGACCAACGCCTTCCTCGAAGCCACCGCCTCCGCCGACCCGCCCGACGGGCACTCCTCCGCCGTACGACTGCGTGCCGCGGAGAGTGGGGCGCTGGCCGCCGACGACACCCAGGCGGTCGCCGACTCCCTGCTGGAGCACGCGCTCACCCCGCTGGGCGCGGAGGCGGTCGCCATCTGGGCCCTGGGAGCCGACGGGTCCCTCGCGCTGGCGGGCAGCGCGGGGTTCTCCACGGCCGAGGCCGGACGCTGGCGCCATGTGCCGCCGGGCGTGACGACCGTGGCACGCCGCGGGCTCACCGAGCGCGCGGGGGAATGGATCCGCAGTCTGTCCGAGACCGGCCTGCCGTCCATCGGGCAGCACCACCACCCCGACGGGGGCCGGGTCGCCGTACCGGCCGAGACCGGCGGGCGCATCCACGGCGTACTGGAGATCGTCTGGTCCACGCCGCTGGAGCCCCCTCCCGCGGCGATCGTCCGCCAGATCGAGGCGCTGGCCGAGCTGTGCGCGCACACCCTGGAGACGAACGCGCCCCAGCACCCCGACGACATCCAGAGCCCGCGCGTCCTGCCGGACGTCGCCGAACTGATGGACCTGGCCGACGGGCTCCACGATCCCGCCCTGGTGCTGGTGCCGCACCGGGGCTCCGACGGGCACCTCGTCGACTTCCGCATCCACCACGTCAACAGCCGCTTCCTCGACCCGGCCGGCCGCCCGCGGGGCGCCGTCAACGGCGCGATGCTGCTGGAGGCGTACCCGATGGCCGCGGGCCACAGCGAACTGTTCGAGCGGGTGGAGCGCGTGTACGCCACCGGCGAGCCCTTCCGCGCCCACCGCATGCGGCTGACCGCCCTGGTGGATGACGTCCCGCTCGCGGCGGTCGCCGACGTCAACGTCAGCCGGCACGGGGACAGTGTCCTGTTGATCTGGCGGATCGAGGACGAGACGGCCCGGCTGGCGAGCCTGCTCCAGCACGCCCAGCGGCTGGGCCGCATCGGCGGTTTCGAGGAGAACCTGCTGACGGGCGAGATCACCTGGAACGGCCAGCTCTACAACCTCTACGGCAGGCCCCTCTCCGACGCCCCCGTGCCGCTGGAGGAGCTGCCCGCCCACGCCCACCCCGACGACGGCGTCGCCATCGGCCGGTTCCTGCGCACCGTGCTCCATCAGCGCCGTCCCGCGTCCACCGCGTTCCGGCTGCAACGCCCCGACGGGGTCACCCGCCACATCCGGGTCGTGGCGGAGCCGGTTCTGGACTCCGCCGGTCAGCTCTATATGCTGCGCGGCGCCTACCAGGACATCTCCGCGCACCACTGGACCGAGGTCGCCCTCGCCGCCACCCGGGACCAGCTCGCGCACAGCGAGCAGCAGGCCAGCGAACGCAACCGGCTGACCCTCCAACTGCAGCACGCCATCATGCCCCCGACGCGGGCGCCGCTGGAGGTTCCCGGGCTGGACGTGGCGGTGCGCTACCGGCCGGCGGAGACCCAGCATCTGGTCGGTGGCGACTGGTACGACGCGGTCGTGCTGCCGTCCCGGCTGGTGCTGCTGTGCGTGGGCGACGTCGCGGGCCACGGCATAGAGGCGGCCACCAGCATGGTCGTGCTGCGCAACGCGCTGCGCGGGCTCGCCGTGACCGGCGCCGGGCCCGGCCAGCTGCTGTCCTGGCTCAACATGGTGGCCCACCACCTGACCGGTGCCGTCACCGCCACCGCGGTCTGCGGCCTGTACGACCCCGAGAACCACACCCTGCGCTGGGCGCGGGCCGGACATCTGCCGCCGGTCCTGGTACGCGACTCGGAGGCGGCACCGCTGCCGCTGGTCACGGGGCTGCTGCTGGGCGCCGTACCGGAGGCGACGTACGAGGAGCACGAGGTCCAGCTCGCCGTCGACGACACGCTGCTGATGTACACGGACGGTCTGATCGAACGCAGGGACCGGTCCGTGGAGGAGTCCCTGGCGCAGTTCCTGACGGTGGCGCGGGCGGTCCCGCCCACGCTGGACCAGCAGTTGGACCGTCTGCTCACGCACAGCAGGTCCGACACGGACGACGACACCTGCATCGTGGGGATCCGCGTGGCCTGA